Sequence from the Streptomyces sp. NBC_00358 genome:
CAGCGCGAGGAGCTCCTGGCGCCGCCGCGTGGCGGCCTGCCGGTCGCCGAGCAGCCAGTGGGTCAGCGTGTTGCAGGAACGGCACGAGACCCGGGGGTCGTGCTGGAAGATCGTCGAGAGCTGCGGTCCGCCCAGCGGGAAGAGCCGGTCCGCCAGTGCGACGCCGCGTTCCAGTTCCTCCAGTGCCGCTCTCGGACGCCCCTGCACATGCAGCACCACGCCGGTGCCGTAGGACGCGCCGAGCACGGCCACCGGGTCCTGGCCGATGGCGGCCAACTGGCGTAACCGGGTGGAGAATTCGAGCGATTCGTCGTACCTGCCGGTCACCAGGTGCGCGGTGCACAGCGACCACAGCACCGACGGATGGTCCGCCGTGCCGGTCACGGCGTTCAGCTCCCGGCTGCGGCTGAGCGCGCGTTCGGCCTCCGCGTCGCCGTAGCCGCAGGTGGTCGCCAGGATCTGCCCCAGCTGCACATGCAGACGGCGCCCGATGTCGGGCGGCGAGGGCGCGTCCACCGGCAGTTTCTCGCTGAGCGCCAGCGCGCGACGCAGCCACGTCTCCGCCTGTTCATAGGCGAGCCGGTGCTCTGTCTGCTCCGCGGCCTCGAGCAAACAGCGGCAGGATGTCGGGGGGCGGCAGTTCGCCCTCCGCCCGCCAGGCATGATGGGCCGTCCGCTCCGCATCCGGCCGGCTGGCGCCGCCGCTGGTCAGGGCCCGCGCCATGGTGGCGTGCAGCCGGGCACGCTCCTGCGATGGCAACTCGTCGTAGAGCGTCTCCTGAACCAGGGCGTGGGTGAAGTACACCCGGCCGGGCGTACACGGATCCTCCCGTAGCAGTTGCGCGCGCACCGCCGCGTCCATCGCGGCGGCTACCGGCAACTCCGCTGCCAGCGCCGCGTCCACCAGGCCCGTGTCGACCTCGGTGCCCAGGACGGCGCAGGCCTGCAGCAGGCGCAGTGACTCGGCGGGCAGCGTGGCGAAACGCTGCCGCAGCACCTCCCGGACCCCGGTCGGCACCCGCGCCAGCAGCAGACGCGTCGCCTGTGGCTCGTGCAGGTCCTCGGCATCACCGAGCAGTGACAGCAGCTGGGTGACGAAGTACGGGTTGCCCTTGCTGCGTTCGTACAGCATCCGCACCAGCGCGGACCCGACCGCGGCGCTGCCGGTCTCGTTGCGTACGAGCGTGCCCACCGTCTCCTCCGACAGGCCGGTGAGCCGCACGGTGGTGGTGCGCGGGTTCCTGAGCACTTCGCCGAGCGTGCGCTGCAGCAGTGGGGTCACCTCGATGTCGGCGTCCCGCGCGGTCACCACGATGCCGAGGGAGCGCCGTGGATGCCGGGTGGCCAGCAGCCGCAGCAGGTCCAGTGAGGGGGCGTCGGCCCAGTGCAGGTCCTCCAGCAGCAGCGTCAGCGGATGCTTCGCCGCCACCGCGAGCAGGACCTCGCACACCGCGTCGTAGGTCCGGAACCGCTCCTGCGCCCACGGGGCGTCCTGGCCGGCACCGGTGTCCCCGGTGACCAGCAGCTCGGGCATCAGCGGCGACAACGGCTGCCGGAACGGGGCGGCGGCGGCCTCGAAGGTGTCCGGGAAGGCAGCGGCCAACTGGCGCAGAACCTGGGCCCACAGCCAGTTCGGCGGCATGGGCCCGGGCAGACAGTGGCCCCAGACGACGTACGGTCCGGTGCCTGCCGGACGCCGGTCGAGTTCCATCAGCAGCCTGGTCTTGCCGATCCCGGCCTCGCCCATGACCAGGGTCAGCCGGCCCTGCCCGCTCGCGGTGTCCGCCACCAGTGCGCACAGGGCGGACAGTTCCTTCTCCCTTCCAAGCAGCGCGTGTTCGCCGCTGGGGGGCGGGCCCGGTGAACCGGCGGCGCCCGCATCCACGGCGCCGGCCGAAGGCTCTGCGGCGGGGGCCGGTGTGCTTGGCGGCGGGGGATCGGGAGGCCCCTGCGGTCGGCGGTTGCTCCGGTGTTCCGGCACGGCAGCGGGCCGAGGCGCCATGTGCCCGCCGAGGATGGCGTCGTGCAGGGACCGGAGCTGCCCGCCGATCGTGATGCCGAGTTCCTCGTCGAGACTGGCCCGCGTCCGCTCGTAGACGTGCAGCGCCTCGGCCTGCCGTCCGAGCCGGTACAACGCTGTCATCAGCTGGCCCACGAGCCCTTCGCGCAACGGGTATGTACCGGCCTCCCGTTGCAGGTCGGCCACGGCCGCCTCGGGTTCGCCCATGTCCAGGTACGCGTCGGCGCGAGTCTCCACCGCTGAGAGACGCAACTGCTCCAGACGGGCGCTCTCCTCGGCGAGCGGACCGTAGTCCGCCAGGTCGAGGAACGGCGGTCCCTGCCACAGATCCAGCGCCTCGGTCAGACGGGCCCGGGCCCCCGGGCTGTCGTCCGCGGACCGCAGGCGCCGCCCCTCGCCCACGAGCCGCTCGAAGTGGCAGGCATCCACCTGTCGCGGGTCCACGTCGAGTACGTAGCCCGAGGCGTGGTAGCGAACCAGACCGGCCGGGTCCTGGCCGGGCAGCCCGGCGGCAAGAGCGTTGCGCAGGTGGGAGACGTAGCTCTGCAGCGACGCCTTGGAGTGTCTCGGGGGCCGCGCTCCCCACAGTTCCTCGATGAGCTGCCCGGCCGGAACCGTCTTGCCCAGGCGTATCAGCAGCAGTCCGAGCAGTGCACGGCGCCGGGGAGGCCCCAGCGGGAACTCTCCGGTCGCGGTCCGCGCCGACATCCGCCCCAGAATCTGTAACTGCGGCCAGCGCGGCGTGTGTTGCGGTGCCCCCTCCGCGTGCTTGACGGGTTGGGTCAACTGTTCCGGATCCCTGGTGCCGAATTCGTTCCTCACGTGTCCCATCGGTCCCACCGGTGCTCCCCGACCCCCGAACGAAGCATGTGATATGTGCCTTTCCCTTCCGGTAAGAGATGTATGTCGTGATGCAACCAGTCGTGGATCTTGGCGCGGAGCGCAGAGGCGACCCAGGAATCCCCGCCCTTGGGCGATGCCCGGGCAGAGCGATAGAGCCGCGCCGCCGGGGCGTACGGGGGTCAGGGCGCAACAGGCATGCTGCACCCGGCACTTGAGTTGCCTGGCGCCGGTGACCAAGCCCCCGTTTCAGGGAATGGTTGCCCTCGAAATCGTAAAGAGTTGTACTTGAAATGGAATTCCGTGCGTCGCCGGAATCCTGCTTGAGTTGGTGTTCGTGGGCGAGTGGAGTGCTCGCATATCGCCAATGGGCAGGGCCTGAGGCGTCACGTCCGGGCGCCTTGCCGGTCGGCAGGGGAACGTCAAGGCGCAGCGGCCGCAGGGCGTGGCCCCGGTCTACGGGACATCCGGCGTGGCGGCGTCACCAGGTCGGATGCGTCGGCAGGAGTGGTCGCTGCAGGCGGAGCCGACCGGCGCGCACGGAGCGGGGCCATCCTGCAGAGGGTGTCGCGTGGAATTCCTGCAGTTATTCTGAATTCCTCTCGCGGCGCGGCACATCGGTCTCTTGTTCCTCAGAGTGAGAGAGTCCCGGTCGGTGAATCCCGTCCATCGGCGTAGGGCAATGTGACATTTGTTGCAGAGTTGAGACATCCTCAGTAAAAGAAGTCGACATCGTCGTCTCGCCGCGGCGCCCGAGCAGCCTTGGCCCACGCACCGCTCAAACCCAGTCGACCACTCACACTGCGCCGCATTCCAGGCAGTTCCACCGGCAGAAATCGCATCCGGCATACTTCTGCCGGGGGCTCGCGTTCGGGCCGGTCCACGCCGATCAGGGGAGATCGACCATGGGCGACGGCATACCGGCCACGGCCGATTTCGGCCGGCAACTCCGTGCGCTCCGTACACACGCGGGGCTCACTCAGGAGGAGTTGGCCCATGCGGCGGGAGTGAGCGTCCGCGCGGTGGCGGACCTGGAGCGGGGACGGGCCAAAGGTCCGCAACGCCGAACCGTACAGGCCATGGCCGAGGCGCTCGGGCTGGACGCCGACGATGCCCAGAACCTGGAGCGGGCAGCCCAACTGGGCCGGCCGCGCCCCCGGCGCAGCGCCACCCCGCCGGCCTATAACACGCTGGCCCTGCCGCGCGACATCCAGGACTTCACCGCGCGCGGCCCGGCCCTCGCCGAATTGGTCACCCTGGCCGAGAACACGGACCCCGGCCATCCGCCGGTCGTCGTGATCTCGGGCCAGCCCGGTCTCGGCAAGACATCCTTCGCCGTGCACGCCGCACACCACCTCGCGGCGCATTTCCCGGACGGACAGTTCGCCCTCGACCTGCACGGCATGAACCCGGAGCCGACCGCCCCGCGCGAAGCGCTCGGCCGCCTGCTGCGGGCGTTGGGCCTCGCCGAGCGGGCTGTCCCTCTCGCCACGGACGACCGGTCGGGACTCCTGCGTTCCGTGCTGCGCGAGCGCCGCGTGCTGATCCTGCTGGACAACGCAGTGGACGAATCACAGGTCCGCCCCCTGCTCCCCGGCGCCGGACCGTCCCTGACGATCGTCACCAGCCGGCACACCCTCGCCGGCCTGGAGGCGGTCCACCGCAGCGAACTCGCGCTGCTGAAACGGGAGGAGGCAGTCCAGCTCCTGACCCGCATCATCGGTACGAAGCGAGTTCAGGAGGAGGCCCAGAGCGCTCGCGACCTCGTGGACCTGTGCGGTCACCTGCCTCTTGCCGTCCGCATCGCCGGCCAGCGACTCGCCGGGCGGCCGCACGAACACCTGGGCAAGCTGGTCGCCCAACTCGACGTGGCCGGACGCCGATTGGACACCCTCCAGGCCGGAGGCCTGCGCGTACGGGCAGCCTTCGCGCTCTCGTACGAGCAACTGCCGCCGCCCACCAGGACACTGCTGCGCCGAGCCGCACTGGCCGCCGGAACCGACTTCAGCCCCGAGGCCGCCGCCCTGCTGGCCGAGCAGCCCATCGAGGAGGCGGCCCGGTGCGCCGAGGAACTCGCCGATGCGGGGCTCCTGTTGCCAGACCCGGGCACCGAGCGCTACCGCTTCCACGATCTCCTCAGACTGTTCGCCGCCGAACGGCTGTCCGACGAGGACGGCGCAGCGCTGAGCGAAGCCGCGCAGGACCGGACCGCCCAGTGGATGCTGCGCAGGGCCACCGCCGCCGCGCTCCGCTTCGACGCCGCCCGCCATCAGGACGCACCCGACGGCGACCCCGACCCCGCACGCGCGCCCGCCGACCGGGCTCAGGCCCGTGCCTGGCTGGAGGCCGAGCAGGCTCAGTGGTTCGAGGCCCTGCGCCGGTCCCAGGCCACCGGACGCCACCAGCAGGTCCTCGACGCGGCAGAGGCGATGCACTGGTTCTCCGACCTGACCCAGCACTGGGAGCTGTGGCCCGAGGTGTTCCAACTCGCCGTCGACGCCGCACGGGCCCTTGCCAGCCGACAGGACGAGGTTGTCCACCTCAACTACCTTGCCTGGGCGCACAACACCTGCGTCTACGACCACCACGCCGCACTGCAGGCCGCGGGCACGGCGCTGGCCGTGGCACGGGAGATCGACGACCAGCTCCAGATGGGCTGGGCGCTGGGTTACGGGGCGGCAGCGCTGTACCGGCTCGGCCGCCTCGACGAGGCCATCGTCTGGCTCCAGGACTCCGCTGCCTGTCTCAGCGGCCAGACCTCCCCGCAGAGCCGCCTGGCCGAGCTGTCGACCCTGAACATCCTGGGCAACTACCTGCGCGAGAGCGGCCGAGCCGAAGAAGCCCTGGCCATTCACCGGCGCAGCGAGGCCATCTGCCGAACCGGGATGCCGGGGCAGTCACCCGAGCTGATCTCGCTGTACCAAGCGGCAATCAGACAGCACCTCGGCAACGACCTGGCCGCACTCGGTCAACGCAGCGACGCCGAGGTGTCCCTCCGCAAGGCACTGGCCACGTTTGAGGCCGCGCAGATGCTCTCATGGAGCGAACCCGCGCGGCTCGACCTCGCCCTGGTCCTGCGGCAGCAGGCCCGCTATCAGGAGGCGCGCGAGGAACTGCTCGCCGCCCAAGACTCCCTGGGTGAACTGAACAGCCCTCGCCAGGCGGAGGCAGCCGCCGAACTGCGCGAAGTCGACCAGGCCATCGCCGGTCCGGGGACGTCCTGCTCGTGATCCGCTCTTGTCCGCACGGGAAGAGCACCGGTCGAACAGCGGATGGTCAGAACATGGACCTTACGACGGCCCGTGCAACCCACGAGCAAGGTAGGACCGCACGACCGTCATCGCCACAGCCGTCCTCGCCCTGGAGAGGCATTACTGAAAACGCTCATCGACTCGACAGACTGTGAGAGACGATCATCCCGAGAGGGCGTGATCAAGCATCTGACCTGCGTTGATTCTCTGCTTGACATTAACCGGTGTGGGTATTGCCACATCTCGGGCCGCGGGAGCGACCGCTAGGGTCTGTGCACTGCCTACAAAACACCGCCACCGCACCAGCGGCGAGCCCCGGAGGACACATGGCGTTCGGCTGGATCGACGAGCAGGCCGAGGCGCGCCGCCGGGCCGGACTCGTCCGTACGTTGCGCCCGCGTCCCGCCGACTCGCCGCTCCTCGACCTCGCGAGCAACGACTACCTCGGGCTCGCCCGCCATCCGGAGGTCACCGAGGGCGCGGCACGGGCCGCGCGTGTCTGGGGCGGCGGCGCGACCGGCTCCCGGCTCGTCACCGGCACCACCGAACTGCACACGGAACTGGAACGCGAGCTGGCCGAATTCTGCGGCTTCGAGTCCGCGCTCGTCCTGTCCTCGGGCTACGCGGCCAACCTCGCCGCCGTCACCGCGCTCGCCCCGCACGGCTCGCTGGTCGTCTCGGACGCGGGCAACCACGCCTCCCTGATCGACGGCTGCCGGCTGGCCCGGGGCGCCACCCAGGTGGTCGGGCACGCGGACCCCGACGGCGTGCGCAAGGCGCTCGGCACCCACGACGGACCCGCCGTCACCGTCTCCGACACGGTCTTCTCGGTGGACGGCGACGCGGCACCGCTCGCCGGACTCGCCCTCGCCTGCCGGGAGTACGGCGCCGGACTGATCGTCGACGACGCGCACGGACTCGGTGTCCTGGGTGACGGCGGCAGGGGTGCCCCGTACGCGGCGGGGCTCGCGGGGGACCCGGACGTCGTCGCCACGGTCACCCTCTCCAAGTCGCTGGGCAGCCAGGGCGGCGCCGTCCTCGGCCCGGCCGCGGTCATCGACCATCTGATCAACGCGGCGCGCACCTTCATCTTCGACACCGGGCTGGCGCCGGCGGCGGCGGGCGCGGCGCTCGCGGCGCTGCGGCTGCTGCGCCGCGAACCCCAGCGCGCGGCGCGGGCGCGTGAGGTGGCCACGGCGCTGCACACCCGGCTGACGGCGGAGGGTCTCTCCGCGGTACGACCTGACGCGGCCGTGGTCTCCGTGCGGGCACCGTCCCCCGAACGGGCGGTGCGATGGGCTGCCGACTGCCGCGAGGCGGGCCTCGCCGTCGGCTGTTTTCGTCCCCCGTCGGTGCCCGACGGTATTTCGCGGCTGCGGCTGACGGCCCGCGCGGATCTCACGGAGGAGCAGATCGAGCGCGCGGTGGACGTGATCAGCCGGAACCGGTGATCCTGTGGAGCGGTGAAGCGACGAGCCGTGGAGCTCTGGAGCTCTGGAGCGGTGAACTGGTGAGCCGTGGAGCACTGGAACGGTCGGTGGAGCGGTGAACCGTGCGGGGTCAGTTCAGCCCGGTGATGAACCCCTCCCAGACGCCGGGGGTGAACAGCAGGGCGGGGCCCGCGACGTTCTTGGAATCTCGCACCGCGACCATTCCGGACCAGGGTCCGGAGCGCGGGCGTGCCGTCTCGACGCAGTTGTTCATTCCGGTACTGCGGCTGCTGCGCAGCCATCGCACATGGTGCAGTGAAGTGCTGGAGGGTACGTACCGAGGCATTGCGGACATGAAGGTTGCCTCCTTACGCGCCGTCACCTATCCCGGCGATGTAGTCCAACGAGTCCTCGGGCGAAAGGGCATGGAACCGAAGGGCGTTGAAGGCCTCCGTGTAGGCCTGGAGGTCTTCTTTCCGTTCGAGATAGAGGCTACTCGTCAAGTGGTCGAGAACAACCACATCCAGATCAGTTGTGTTCGGAAATGAGAAAATAACGAAAGGGCCGGTGACTCCGATGTGGGCCCCGGCGGCGAACGGCAGTACCTGGAGCCGCACTTGGGGCAAGGCGGCCGCCTCCGTCAGTCGACGTAACTGGCGGGCCATCACATCGGGGCCGCCGACCTCCCGTCGTAACACCGCCTCGTCCAGGACCGCGGACAGTTCCAGCGGCGGGTTCGCACGCAGTACGTCCTGTCGGGCGAGCCGCACCTCGACCAGGGTGTCGAGCTTGCTCTCGTCCAGTCCGTCCACCGCGGCCCGCGTCACCGCCCGTGCGTACTCCGGCGTCTGCAGCAGCCCGGGTACGACGGAGGTCTCCAACGTGCGTATGGCGCTGGCCCCCGACTCCAGGCTGATGAAGTCGCGGTACGCCGGCGGGAGCACCCCGCGGTAGGCGTGCCACCAGTGGTGGCGGCCGTTGCCCTCGGAGCCCGCCAGTACGACGAGGAGTTCGCGCAGTTCCGGGTCCTGAACCGCGTACGCGTTCAACAGGCGTTCCACGTCGGCCGGTTTCACCCCGCTGATGCCGGTTTCGATGCGGCTCACCTTCGACTGGTGCCAGCCGAGCAGGCGTGCCGCCTCGCCGCTCGTGAGGCCCGAACCGGCGCGCAGCGCGCGCAGTTCGGCGCCCAGTTTGCGGCGGCGCACCGCGGGACCGTGCTGCATGGCTGTTCTCCTTACTCCTTCCAAGCCGCCCGAATACGCTCTGCCGACGCAGAGTTCACCGCATCGAGCGACAGATATATGCATTACTCGGTGGATCGCACCCGCGACCGTCCCGGTAATGGCAGTCTGGCGCAAGCACCAGTCCGGGACCGTACTCGAACCAACCGCTCGGTGTCGGGCTCCGGTCCCGTGGGAAAGGGACGACGTCGCCATGGCAGATCACCAGGAAGCATCCGTCACGCTGCCGAGCGAGCCGGCCTCGGTTTCCGTGGCCCGGAAATTCGTCGCCGAAGTGCTCGCCGAATGGGGCCTGCCGCGCGACTGCGAGGCCGCCGAGACCGTACGGCTGATCGTGTCCGAACTGGCCACCAACGCCGTCCAGCACACGTTCGGACAGTCGCCCACCTTCACGGTCGGGGTTCGTCTGGAGCGGGAGGAGCAGTTGCGCATCGGGGTCACCGACAGCCATCCGCGCTTCCCGAAGCGGCTGCCGGCGGCTGTCCAGCAGGACAACGGCCGCGGCATGGTGATCATCCGCTGGCTGACCGCCGAGTGCGGCGGCAGACTCACCGTCCGGCCGACCAGGGAGGGCGGCAAGACGGTCTCCATCGAGCTCCCGTGGACGGTGCCGGTCGAGCCGGTGCCGGCCGGGGGGCCTCAGGAGCCCTGAGGGTCTCAAGGACCGGTCCTCGGGGCAGGCCGCGCGGGCAGGCAGCAGGGGCGGCCGGTGCGGCCGAGCGCTTCGGGACGGCTGTCGGTCCAGGGAGCTCGAACGGCCCGGCCGGGTCCCTAGGCGTCCGGCCGGTTGCCGGGCCGGTGCTGTCCGGCCCGGCCGAAGGCGCCGCGCAACAGGGCACGGAACGCGTCTGCCGCAGGCGACGTCACATCCGTCCGGTGCGCGACCGAGATCGTGCGGCGCAGATCCCCCGGCTCCAGCAGCCGTGTCCCCACCGGCGTCGCGGCCGTCGCCGCCACCATCTCCGGTACGACCGCGACCCCCAGCCCGGCGCTCACCAGCGCGCACACCAGGGCGTACCCGGGAGTCTCGACGAGTACCGCGGGCGTCGCCCCCGCCCGGGCCAGCGCCGCCTCCACGCCCTGCCGCGGCGGGTGGTCGGGGGCCATGCTGATCAGCGGCTGCCCGGCGAGCCCGGTGAGCGGCAGCCGCGCCGAGCCCCCGGCGAGGAGGTGGCCAGGAGCGGTCACCAGCACCAGTTCCTCGACCAGGACCGGCTCGACGCCCACGGACGACGGCAACGGGACCGGCGGAGCCGGCTCGTACGTGTGCGTGAGCGCCAGATCCACCTCGCCCGCCGCGACCGCCGCGATCCCGTGCGGAGGTTCGTAGTCCGCGACCGCGAGCGCCACGTCCGGGTGGGCCCGGCGGAAGGCGGTCAGTACGGGCGGCAGCAGATGGATGCCCGCCGTCTGGAAGGTGCCGAGGCGCAGGGTGCCGCCCGACAGTCCCGTCAGCCGGGCCAGTTCGTGCCGGGCCAGCTCCATCTCGTCGAGGACCCGGCGGGCCCGCACGACCAGCAGCTCACCCGCGCCGGTGAGCCGCGTCCCGCGATGCGAGCGCACCAGCAGGGTCGCCCCCGCCTCCCGCTCCAGCTTCGCCACCTGCTGGGACAGGGCCGGCGGGGTATATCCGAGACGCTCCGCGGCCCGGGTGATCGACCCTGCCTCGGCGACCGCCACCAGCGCCGCGAGCCGTGTCGGGTCGTACATCGCATCCCTTCCGGACCGGCGTCACCCCGCCCGGTCTAAACGATCGCTTAAGACCGGCCCAGGATATTCGACATACCTGCTGAAGGCCCGGGCCGGGCAGTCTGAGGGCATGGACGCACAGCTCATCGCCTTCACGGGCGTCGCCGCGGGCATGGTCGCCATGCCGGGCGCGGATTTCACCGTCGTCGTACGCAACGCCCTCGTCTCGCGCCGGGCCGGGGTCGCGTGCGCCCTCGGCATCACGGGCGGGCTGCTGCTCCACACCGCGCTCGCCGTCGCAGGGGTCGCGGCGGTCCTCACCGCCGTCCCGGCGCTGTTCCGGACGCTCCAACTGCTCGGCGGCGCCTATGTGCTGTACCTGGGCGCGCGGACGCTGCGCTCGCTGGGCCGTCCGCGTGAGCGGGAGGCCGACGCGGAGCGGCCGGGCCCGGGGGCGCGTCCGCTCCGGCAGGGCTTCGTCACCAACGCGCTCAATCCCAAGGCGCCCATCACCTTCCTGAGCCTGCTGCCGCAGTTCGTGCCCGCGGGCAGCCCCGCGATGCCGCGGACGCTGCTGCTGGCGCTGATCGTGGTCGTGCTGGCCCTGGTGTGGTTCCCGGCCGTCGCGCTGCTGGTGGACCGGCTCGGACGGTGGCTGCGCGGACCGCGCGCCCCACGCGCCGTGGAGGCGGTCACCGGCGGCGCCCTCACCGTTCTGGGCCTTGTCCTGGTCCTGGAGCCGCTGAGGAGCTGAGACGGCGCCGCACCAGCCACGGCAGCAGTCCCCACAGGGCCACGCAGACGGCCAGGGTGCCCGCGCCCGCCGCGATGCCCGCGCCGCGCCCCAGCACCACGTCCACGACGAGCAGCACCGAACCCGTCAACGCCAGCATCAGGACGCACAGGCCGACGGTGGCCAGCCGCGAGGAGACCTGCACGATGGTCGCTTTGGCGTGCCGCTGGAACAGCGACCGGTGCAGCGCCGCGGGGGCCGTGAAAAGGGCGGCGGCCAGCACCGACAGCAGCAACGTCACCACGTAGGTCGCACGCTGCACGGTGTCCAGGGAGGGGAAGCGCTGGGTGAAGGCGAGCGTCAGCAGGAAGGCGAAGAGGATCTGCACCCCCGTCTGGGTGACGCGCAACTCCTGGAGCAGCTCGGCGAAGTTGCGGTCCGCCCGTTCGAGGGGTGTCTCGTCGCGGCCGGACGTCCGCGTCTCCTGGGGAGGGTCGCTTCGCGCGGACGTCTCGTTCCGGGGCGTGCGGGCCGGGTCGGCGGTCATGGGGAATGAGTAACCACTCCGGCCCGTCTCGCACACGCCTCACACGCCGCGTGTCCCCGGGGCGGCGGTACGCGCCGCGTACCGCCGCCCCGGGGACAGGATCAGCTGACCCTGCCGTACCAGACGCTCCTCGTCCAGATCTTCTGGAGCTTCACCACTTCCCCGGTCTTCGGGGAGTGCCAGATCTTTCCCTTCCCGGCGTAGATGCCGACGTGGTACACGTTCCGGCCCGAGTGGAAGAACACGAGGTCACCGGCCTTGCGGTGCGAGGCCGAGACATGGTGCGTCTTGTTGTACTGCGCCGCGGCCGTACGAGGCAGCTTCTTGCCCGCCTTCTTGTACGAATAGAGCGTGAGCCCGGAGCAGTCGAAGCGGTGCGGTCCCGTGGCGCCCCACTGGTAGGGGGAGCCGTGCTTCGACGCCGCGACCTGGAGTGCCCTCGTCGCAAGGGTGGCCGCCTCGGCGTCGGGTGCGACGCCGGGGACCACGAGGCTGCCGCCCACGGCGGCAAGAGTGAGCGCCGAGGCCGTACCGGCCCGGGTCCACAGCGACGGGACACGATTGAGCGCAGTCATGCGCAACCCTTCGTCAGCCGCCTGTGAAGGATGACCTGTCGGATTCGGGCTGGCGAAGTTGCCCGGCCGCAGCTGCGGCTTCACCCCAAGGACCGCCCGGAACCGTTCCGGCGACCCGTCTAGCTGGGTCCTCCACTCCTGCCGATGCACATCTGTCGACCGGTCATCCGGGCGGCGGCAGGACTCGGCGTCCGCCCGGACCGCCCCGCCGCTGTGGCGGGGGCTTGTCGTCGGAAGGGATCTTCACTCATGAGTGGCGGAAATACCGAGCGGAACCGGCGTTTTGTGGGCTTACTCACCACTCACCCGTTCGGGTGGACACCCCTCTGTTCGAGGGGGTGTTGGAGACATCGACGACGCCCGCACCTGCGGCTAAGGGCTTCATCCCGCCTTTCTGGTCGGCGTGTTGCGCAACTCGGAGGGGTCGCAGAAAGGATCGTTCAATACGCCATCGGGGGGTACACCATCCGGTCCGTTTGAGTCCCGGACCGGACACCGCGGGGCGGCGGCGTGTACCGGCTCGAAAGTGTGGGTGCGTCAACTGCCGGACTCGGGCGGCACGGTGACCCGGGCCGCGCGCCGCTCACCGTCCAGAACCCGCAGGGCCTGAGCCAGCGTCGGGGCGTGCATCTCGCTCTCGCCCCGTTGGTGCATCAGAGTGAGCGCGTCCCGCAGGGCCGCGGCCTTGACGACCAGTGCCTGAGCCGCCCTCAGGCCGCGATAGGTGTCCCCGGGGCGGGACGGGTTGATCCGGCCGAGCAGGTCGACCACGTCGAGGTAGCGGTCGATCAGCTCGGCCTCGGCGCGGGTCAGCGCGGGCAGCGGCGGGAGGTCCGGGATCATCGGCCGCTCACCTCGCGCCGCGCGTCTCGAACGAGGTCCTGCGGCTCGGGCCGATCCGGTCGATCAGCCCATAGGCCAGCGCCGCCGGAGCGTCGAAGATCTTGTCCCGTTCGATGTCCGCTGCGACCTGCCCCGGGCTCTGTCCCGTATGCCGTACGAGCAGGTCCTCAAGCGTCTCGCGGGTACGCAGCAACTCCCCGGCCTGGATGACCAGGTCGCTCGTCCGCCCCTGGAGCGGCTCGTGGGCCGACGGCTGGTGGAGCAGGACGCGCGCTCCCGGCAGCGCGAGCCGCTTGCCCGGCGTGCCGCCGGCCAGCAGGACGGCCGCCGCCGATGCCGCCTGGCCGAGGCAGATCGTCTCGACGTCGCAGGTGACGAACTGCATCGTGTCGTAGATCGCGGTCATCGCGCTGAAGGAGCCGCCCGGAGAGTTGATGTAGAGCGAGATGTCCTGCTCGGGCGCCTGGTGTTCGAGGTACATGAACTGCGC
This genomic interval carries:
- a CDS encoding helix-turn-helix domain-containing protein — translated: MGDGIPATADFGRQLRALRTHAGLTQEELAHAAGVSVRAVADLERGRAKGPQRRTVQAMAEALGLDADDAQNLERAAQLGRPRPRRSATPPAYNTLALPRDIQDFTARGPALAELVTLAENTDPGHPPVVVISGQPGLGKTSFAVHAAHHLAAHFPDGQFALDLHGMNPEPTAPREALGRLLRALGLAERAVPLATDDRSGLLRSVLRERRVLILLDNAVDESQVRPLLPGAGPSLTIVTSRHTLAGLEAVHRSELALLKREEAVQLLTRIIGTKRVQEEAQSARDLVDLCGHLPLAVRIAGQRLAGRPHEHLGKLVAQLDVAGRRLDTLQAGGLRVRAAFALSYEQLPPPTRTLLRRAALAAGTDFSPEAAALLAEQPIEEAARCAEELADAGLLLPDPGTERYRFHDLLRLFAAERLSDEDGAALSEAAQDRTAQWMLRRATAAALRFDAARHQDAPDGDPDPARAPADRAQARAWLEAEQAQWFEALRRSQATGRHQQVLDAAEAMHWFSDLTQHWELWPEVFQLAVDAARALASRQDEVVHLNYLAWAHNTCVYDHHAALQAAGTALAVAREIDDQLQMGWALGYGAAALYRLGRLDEAIVWLQDSAACLSGQTSPQSRLAELSTLNILGNYLRESGRAEEALAIHRRSEAICRTGMPGQSPELISLYQAAIRQHLGNDLAALGQRSDAEVSLRKALATFEAAQMLSWSEPARLDLALVLRQQARYQEAREELLAAQDSLGELNSPRQAEAAAELREVDQAIAGPGTSCS
- a CDS encoding BTAD domain-containing putative transcriptional regulator gives rise to the protein MSARTATGEFPLGPPRRRALLGLLLIRLGKTVPAGQLIEELWGARPPRHSKASLQSYVSHLRNALAAGLPGQDPAGLVRYHASGYVLDVDPRQVDACHFERLVGEGRRLRSADDSPGARARLTEALDLWQGPPFLDLADYGPLAEESARLEQLRLSAVETRADAYLDMGEPEAAVADLQREAGTYPLREGLVGQLMTALYRLGRQAEALHVYERTRASLDEELGITIGGQLRSLHDAILGGHMAPRPAAVPEHRSNRRPQGPPDPPPPSTPAPAAEPSAGAVDAGAAGSPGPPPSGEHALLGREKELSALCALVADTASGQGRLTLVMGEAGIGKTRLLMELDRRPAGTGPYVVWGHCLPGPMPPNWLWAQVLRQLAAAFPDTFEAAAAPFRQPLSPLMPELLVTGDTGAGQDAPWAQERFRTYDAVCEVLLAVAAKHPLTLLLEDLHWADAPSLDLLRLLATRHPRRSLGIVVTARDADIEVTPLLQRTLGEVLRNPRTTTVRLTGLSEETVGTLVRNETGSAAVGSALVRMLYERSKGNPYFVTQLLSLLGDAEDLHEPQATRLLLARVPTGVREVLRQRFATLPAESLRLLQACAVLGTEVDTGLVDAALAAELPVAAAMDAAVRAQLLREDPCTPGRVYFTHALVQETLYDELPSQERARLHATMARALTSGGASRPDAERTAHHAWRAEGELPPPDILPLFARGRGADRAPARL
- a CDS encoding 8-amino-7-oxononanoate synthase → MAFGWIDEQAEARRRAGLVRTLRPRPADSPLLDLASNDYLGLARHPEVTEGAARAARVWGGGATGSRLVTGTTELHTELERELAEFCGFESALVLSSGYAANLAAVTALAPHGSLVVSDAGNHASLIDGCRLARGATQVVGHADPDGVRKALGTHDGPAVTVSDTVFSVDGDAAPLAGLALACREYGAGLIVDDAHGLGVLGDGGRGAPYAAGLAGDPDVVATVTLSKSLGSQGGAVLGPAAVIDHLINAARTFIFDTGLAPAAAGAALAALRLLRREPQRAARAREVATALHTRLTAEGLSAVRPDAAVVSVRAPSPERAVRWAADCREAGLAVGCFRPPSVPDGISRLRLTARADLTEEQIERAVDVISRNR
- a CDS encoding DUF397 domain-containing protein, whose product is MSAMPRYVPSSTSLHHVRWLRSSRSTGMNNCVETARPRSGPWSGMVAVRDSKNVAGPALLFTPGVWEGFITGLN